From Hylaeus volcanicus isolate JK05 chromosome 2, UHH_iyHylVolc1.0_haploid, whole genome shotgun sequence, the proteins below share one genomic window:
- the LOC128884794 gene encoding RAB11-binding protein RELCH homolog isoform X1: protein MAGAVQEVRNSLSTDSKGHAAAKTSISYEEIATKLLNEKLLLTALELHAELCEAGKELPVLKDFFSNPSHFESHNVKPEPYTSMQNVLELHSVKLHGFIARSSSQATLDSLDMTRYSEDGGGVDERVAILEFELRKARENISALRANLTVVTESEGTTPDKCSDKHLISELPIKPHEQRALNFLVNEYLLARSYKLTSITFSDENDNQDFEDWQDVGLNIPKPAELLQIYREYMRVNGYDKSPSASVSVQTDFCVEESEAEKDEFKEMVKEVDELKQQIALLEQEKVNLQQIIATTNENLSQNPVKQGSSGTIQTLNSSSTTPDKFELLETPPRDTSTATQEPEEDDSVSVVVSLGETDPGDKEWTKIQLLRMDVTEGSAILPNPPSRHLPLKFKVEVIAHCLVNIPSSIVSTAEDPFKNGVTRDTLVQILAQTLPRIVPNVILNKREEVIPLILSVIRLHTESAEREKLLQLLFNLKKRPQEDERQLILAGLVAMAKLEDEPMEGEEILTICWEQSQHKYPEKRLLAVECCSVLAPYMSVGIRNSLMLSMLQQMLLEDKDPMVRACVVRSLALLIALMDDPDKYFQCEELALTALHDTSPIVVDVTSSLLLPILAQWALSLKRLQTHLLPRIISKVKNHLKSGHSQHSPNKDHVDEGRTVSSILVLQYLLPHMIVCVADTDTVRAYIEHGMSSDLPDVLLNLCHSNIVNPKVFYDGDVDVGALLNTFYSNTWENDTWPELEWFTNTLVTEILEMVKSIEITQEAILHALLMYIHYLCLGFGRYITQTRIQAIFLSDVAELEQQLTILSADKKNMCLTLIPTYLILLSTLNGTEVSKTLKEFLVALSMSGTSITSLQIAVIMLCAEEHMQEFVLSGLWDGVVHQRPIVRCATATLFGCVIAHVCDRLASAKVVPAIITLVSDPDVTVRCAAIPSLGRLITECKVREMRDKARLTLETIAKEPQGIPPTLALPLVSTLAFIAPNCPQNYIEDVIATQLTGIASAALQQGRKVDLVSALVEAYSVLVYCPLSNQCVSNVLLPGLKNLEQLVNQYLPQQKEAVRSLLREAESRQDLTKPAEWSLSMNPGLSLSMATVNVGQGVEDMRQRVSKIFHQKTNSSSMPSIFRKK, encoded by the exons TCACTGGACATGACAAGATACTCTGAAGATGGTGGAGGTGTCGATGAAAGAGTAGCAATTTTGGAATTTGAACTAAGGAAGGccagagaaaatatttctgcacTTCGTGCGAATCTCACAGTAGTAACAG aatcTGAAGGAACTACACCTGACAAATGTTctgataaacatttaattagcGAATTACCCATAAAGCCTCACGAGCAACGAGCTTTGAACTTCCttgttaatgaatatttattagcgCGGTCTTACAAATTAACGTCGATCACGTTTAGCGATGAAAATGACAATCAAGATTTTGAAGATTGGCAAGATGTAGGGTTGAATATTCCAAAACCTGcagaattattacaaatttacagAGAATATATGAGGGTTAATGGATATGATAAATCACCTTCTGCAAGTGTTAGTGTACAGACGGACTTTTGTGTAGAAGAATCTGAAGCAGAAAAAGATGAATTCAAGGAAATG GTAAAAGAAGTAGATGAGCTTAAACAACAAATTGCGCTATTAGAGCAAGAAAAAGTGAACTTGCAACAAATTATCGCCacaacaaatgaaaatttatcacAAAACCCAGTTAAG caAGGTAGTAGCGGAACAATACAAACGTTAAATTCAAGTTCCACAACTCCAGATAAGTTTGAACTTCTTGAAACACCACCTCGCGATACATCTACCGCGACGCAAGAACCAGAGGAAGATGATAGCGTATCCGTCGTTGTTAGTCTTGGCGAGACTGATCCTGGCGATAAAGAATGgacgaaaattcaattacttagAATGGACGTTACGGAAGGATCGGCTATTCTGCCAAATCCACCATCTAG ACATTTACCACTGAAATTTAAGGTGGAGGTGATCGCGCATTGTTTAGTCAATATTCCAAGTTCTATAGTTTCCACGGCGGAAGATCCTTTCAAAAACGGAGTTACACGTGACACTCTCGTTCAAATTTTAGCACAAACCTTACCTCGTATCGTACCCAATGTTATACTCAATAAGCGCGAAGAAGTAATACCATTAATATTAAGCGTGATTCGACTTCATACCGAGTCTGCGGAGAGAGAAAAATTACTACAACTTTTGTTCAATCTCAAGAAGAGACCACAGGAGGACGAAAGACAATTAATATTAGCGG GTTTAGTTGCAATGGCAAAACTTGAGGATGAACCAATGGAAGGTGAAGAAATATTGACCATTTGTTGGGAACAAAGTCAACACAAGTATCCTGAAAAGAGATTGCTAGCTGTCGAATGTTGTTCCGTGCTAGCTCCGTATATGTCCGTTGGTATAAGAAACTCTTTAATGCTCTCTATGCTACAACAAATGTTACTCGAAGATAAAGATCCTATGGTCAGAGCTTGCGTGGTTAGAAGTCTTGCGTTGCTCATAGCTTTAATGGATGACcctgacaaatattttcag tGCGAAGAGTTAGCATTAACAGCACTTCACGATACGTCGCCTATTGTCGTAGACGTCACGTCTTCTTTACTTCTACCAATCTTAGCTCAGTGGGCGCTGTCTTTAAAGAGACTGCAGACTCATCTATTGCCACGTATAATATCTAAAGTAAAGAACCATTTGAAGTCTGGACATTCACAGCATTCGCCAAACAAAGACCACGTCGATGAAGGAAGAACGGTGTCATCGATTTTAGTATTGCAATACTTGCTTCCGCATATGATTGTATGCGTGGCCGATACCGATACAGTTAGAGCGTATATCGAACATGGAATGTCGTCAGACTTAC CCGATGTACTCCTGAACTTGTGCCATTCCAATATCGTTAATCCGAAAGTATTTTACGATGGTGATGTTGATGTAGGAGCTCttttaaacacattttattcaaataccTGGGAGAACGATACGTGGCCAGAATTGGAGTGGTTCACTAATACATT AGTAACGGAAATTTTGGAAATGGTAAAATCCATAGAAATTACACAAGAAGCCATTTTACATGCCCTTCTAATGTACattcattatttatgtttGGGCTTTGGGCGATATATCACGCAAACACGG ATTCAAGCAATATTCCTATCCGATGTGGCCGAACTTGAGCAACAGTTGACGATACTGTCggcagataaaaaaaatatgtgctTGACTTTGATACCGACATACTTAATTCTGTTGTCTACTTTGAATGGTACAGAGGTTTCTAAGACGTTGAAAGAGTTCCTTGTTGCTTTATCTATGAGTGGTACCAGTATTACTAGTTTACAAATCGCAGTAATTATGTTGTGTGCTGAAGAGCATATGCAGGAGTTTGTCCTTAGTGGTTTATGGGATG GGGTAGTGCACCAAAGACCTATTGTAAGATGCGCAACTGCAACATTATTTGGTTGCGTAATAGCTCACGTTTGTGATCGGTTAGCAAGCGCTAAGGTAGTTCCAGCAATCATAACACTCGTTAGTGATCCTGATGT AACTGTCCGATGCGCTGCAATTCCTTCGCTTGGTCGTTTAATAACGGAGTGTAAAGTGAGAGAGATGCGCGATAAAGCACGTTTAACTTTAGAAACAATTGCTAAAGAACCTCAAGGTATTCCACCAACTTTAGCACTTCCGTTGGTTTCAACATTAGCATTTATTGCTCCAAATTGTCCCCAAAATTACATTGAAGATG TTATAGCTACACAGTTAACTGGAATAGCTTCAGCAGCATTGCAACAAGGTCGAAAAGTCGATCTGGTCAGTGCTTTGGTTGAGGCATATTCCGTTCTGGTTTATTGTCCACTTAGCAATCAGTGTGTTTCTAATGTCTTATTGCCAGGTTTGAAGAACCTCGAGCAATTAGTTAACCAATATTTACCTCAACAGAAAGAAGCGGTACGATCGCTTCTAAGAGAAGCAGAATCTCGACAGGATCTTACAAAGCCAGCGGAatg GTCGTTATCAATGAATCCTGGTCTTTCATTATCAATGGCCACCGTAAATGTAGGACAAGGTGTAGAAGATATGAGACAAAGAGTGAGCAAGATATTTCACCAGAAAACTAATTCGTCAAGCATGCCAAGTATTTtccgaaaaaaataa
- the LOC128884794 gene encoding RAB11-binding protein RELCH homolog isoform X2 yields the protein MAGAVQEVRNSLSTDSKGHAAAKTSISYEEIATKLLNEKLLLTALELHAELCEAGKELPVLKDFFSNPSHFESHNVKPEPYTSMPRSSSQATLDSLDMTRYSEDGGGVDERVAILEFELRKARENISALRANLTVVTESEGTTPDKCSDKHLISELPIKPHEQRALNFLVNEYLLARSYKLTSITFSDENDNQDFEDWQDVGLNIPKPAELLQIYREYMRVNGYDKSPSASVSVQTDFCVEESEAEKDEFKEMVKEVDELKQQIALLEQEKVNLQQIIATTNENLSQNPVKQGSSGTIQTLNSSSTTPDKFELLETPPRDTSTATQEPEEDDSVSVVVSLGETDPGDKEWTKIQLLRMDVTEGSAILPNPPSRHLPLKFKVEVIAHCLVNIPSSIVSTAEDPFKNGVTRDTLVQILAQTLPRIVPNVILNKREEVIPLILSVIRLHTESAEREKLLQLLFNLKKRPQEDERQLILAGLVAMAKLEDEPMEGEEILTICWEQSQHKYPEKRLLAVECCSVLAPYMSVGIRNSLMLSMLQQMLLEDKDPMVRACVVRSLALLIALMDDPDKYFQCEELALTALHDTSPIVVDVTSSLLLPILAQWALSLKRLQTHLLPRIISKVKNHLKSGHSQHSPNKDHVDEGRTVSSILVLQYLLPHMIVCVADTDTVRAYIEHGMSSDLPDVLLNLCHSNIVNPKVFYDGDVDVGALLNTFYSNTWENDTWPELEWFTNTLVTEILEMVKSIEITQEAILHALLMYIHYLCLGFGRYITQTRIQAIFLSDVAELEQQLTILSADKKNMCLTLIPTYLILLSTLNGTEVSKTLKEFLVALSMSGTSITSLQIAVIMLCAEEHMQEFVLSGLWDGVVHQRPIVRCATATLFGCVIAHVCDRLASAKVVPAIITLVSDPDVTVRCAAIPSLGRLITECKVREMRDKARLTLETIAKEPQGIPPTLALPLVSTLAFIAPNCPQNYIEDVIATQLTGIASAALQQGRKVDLVSALVEAYSVLVYCPLSNQCVSNVLLPGLKNLEQLVNQYLPQQKEAVRSLLREAESRQDLTKPAEWSLSMNPGLSLSMATVNVGQGVEDMRQRVSKIFHQKTNSSSMPSIFRKK from the exons TCACTGGACATGACAAGATACTCTGAAGATGGTGGAGGTGTCGATGAAAGAGTAGCAATTTTGGAATTTGAACTAAGGAAGGccagagaaaatatttctgcacTTCGTGCGAATCTCACAGTAGTAACAG aatcTGAAGGAACTACACCTGACAAATGTTctgataaacatttaattagcGAATTACCCATAAAGCCTCACGAGCAACGAGCTTTGAACTTCCttgttaatgaatatttattagcgCGGTCTTACAAATTAACGTCGATCACGTTTAGCGATGAAAATGACAATCAAGATTTTGAAGATTGGCAAGATGTAGGGTTGAATATTCCAAAACCTGcagaattattacaaatttacagAGAATATATGAGGGTTAATGGATATGATAAATCACCTTCTGCAAGTGTTAGTGTACAGACGGACTTTTGTGTAGAAGAATCTGAAGCAGAAAAAGATGAATTCAAGGAAATG GTAAAAGAAGTAGATGAGCTTAAACAACAAATTGCGCTATTAGAGCAAGAAAAAGTGAACTTGCAACAAATTATCGCCacaacaaatgaaaatttatcacAAAACCCAGTTAAG caAGGTAGTAGCGGAACAATACAAACGTTAAATTCAAGTTCCACAACTCCAGATAAGTTTGAACTTCTTGAAACACCACCTCGCGATACATCTACCGCGACGCAAGAACCAGAGGAAGATGATAGCGTATCCGTCGTTGTTAGTCTTGGCGAGACTGATCCTGGCGATAAAGAATGgacgaaaattcaattacttagAATGGACGTTACGGAAGGATCGGCTATTCTGCCAAATCCACCATCTAG ACATTTACCACTGAAATTTAAGGTGGAGGTGATCGCGCATTGTTTAGTCAATATTCCAAGTTCTATAGTTTCCACGGCGGAAGATCCTTTCAAAAACGGAGTTACACGTGACACTCTCGTTCAAATTTTAGCACAAACCTTACCTCGTATCGTACCCAATGTTATACTCAATAAGCGCGAAGAAGTAATACCATTAATATTAAGCGTGATTCGACTTCATACCGAGTCTGCGGAGAGAGAAAAATTACTACAACTTTTGTTCAATCTCAAGAAGAGACCACAGGAGGACGAAAGACAATTAATATTAGCGG GTTTAGTTGCAATGGCAAAACTTGAGGATGAACCAATGGAAGGTGAAGAAATATTGACCATTTGTTGGGAACAAAGTCAACACAAGTATCCTGAAAAGAGATTGCTAGCTGTCGAATGTTGTTCCGTGCTAGCTCCGTATATGTCCGTTGGTATAAGAAACTCTTTAATGCTCTCTATGCTACAACAAATGTTACTCGAAGATAAAGATCCTATGGTCAGAGCTTGCGTGGTTAGAAGTCTTGCGTTGCTCATAGCTTTAATGGATGACcctgacaaatattttcag tGCGAAGAGTTAGCATTAACAGCACTTCACGATACGTCGCCTATTGTCGTAGACGTCACGTCTTCTTTACTTCTACCAATCTTAGCTCAGTGGGCGCTGTCTTTAAAGAGACTGCAGACTCATCTATTGCCACGTATAATATCTAAAGTAAAGAACCATTTGAAGTCTGGACATTCACAGCATTCGCCAAACAAAGACCACGTCGATGAAGGAAGAACGGTGTCATCGATTTTAGTATTGCAATACTTGCTTCCGCATATGATTGTATGCGTGGCCGATACCGATACAGTTAGAGCGTATATCGAACATGGAATGTCGTCAGACTTAC CCGATGTACTCCTGAACTTGTGCCATTCCAATATCGTTAATCCGAAAGTATTTTACGATGGTGATGTTGATGTAGGAGCTCttttaaacacattttattcaaataccTGGGAGAACGATACGTGGCCAGAATTGGAGTGGTTCACTAATACATT AGTAACGGAAATTTTGGAAATGGTAAAATCCATAGAAATTACACAAGAAGCCATTTTACATGCCCTTCTAATGTACattcattatttatgtttGGGCTTTGGGCGATATATCACGCAAACACGG ATTCAAGCAATATTCCTATCCGATGTGGCCGAACTTGAGCAACAGTTGACGATACTGTCggcagataaaaaaaatatgtgctTGACTTTGATACCGACATACTTAATTCTGTTGTCTACTTTGAATGGTACAGAGGTTTCTAAGACGTTGAAAGAGTTCCTTGTTGCTTTATCTATGAGTGGTACCAGTATTACTAGTTTACAAATCGCAGTAATTATGTTGTGTGCTGAAGAGCATATGCAGGAGTTTGTCCTTAGTGGTTTATGGGATG GGGTAGTGCACCAAAGACCTATTGTAAGATGCGCAACTGCAACATTATTTGGTTGCGTAATAGCTCACGTTTGTGATCGGTTAGCAAGCGCTAAGGTAGTTCCAGCAATCATAACACTCGTTAGTGATCCTGATGT AACTGTCCGATGCGCTGCAATTCCTTCGCTTGGTCGTTTAATAACGGAGTGTAAAGTGAGAGAGATGCGCGATAAAGCACGTTTAACTTTAGAAACAATTGCTAAAGAACCTCAAGGTATTCCACCAACTTTAGCACTTCCGTTGGTTTCAACATTAGCATTTATTGCTCCAAATTGTCCCCAAAATTACATTGAAGATG TTATAGCTACACAGTTAACTGGAATAGCTTCAGCAGCATTGCAACAAGGTCGAAAAGTCGATCTGGTCAGTGCTTTGGTTGAGGCATATTCCGTTCTGGTTTATTGTCCACTTAGCAATCAGTGTGTTTCTAATGTCTTATTGCCAGGTTTGAAGAACCTCGAGCAATTAGTTAACCAATATTTACCTCAACAGAAAGAAGCGGTACGATCGCTTCTAAGAGAAGCAGAATCTCGACAGGATCTTACAAAGCCAGCGGAatg GTCGTTATCAATGAATCCTGGTCTTTCATTATCAATGGCCACCGTAAATGTAGGACAAGGTGTAGAAGATATGAGACAAAGAGTGAGCAAGATATTTCACCAGAAAACTAATTCGTCAAGCATGCCAAGTATTTtccgaaaaaaataa